From Paenibacillus sp. V4I7, one genomic window encodes:
- a CDS encoding GNAT family N-acetyltransferase, with translation MNLQPLILEGDRVALLPMQKSHITGLLEAAADPNIWAYMTPLLSSADVEKFVHQALEEQKAGLGIPYSVYDKHTDAFVGSTRLFDISAQHRNLEIGHTWYNSQVWRTRVNTECKYLLLNHCFETLNLLRVQLKTDLRNERSQTAIARLGAQKEGILRQHRILHDGYIRDTVMFSILDTEWPEVKQRLEGFLNKVGV, from the coding sequence ATGAATCTACAACCTCTTATTTTAGAAGGAGATCGAGTCGCCCTACTACCTATGCAAAAATCCCATATAACCGGCCTACTAGAAGCAGCAGCCGACCCTAACATATGGGCATATATGACGCCGCTTCTTAGTTCCGCAGATGTGGAGAAGTTTGTTCACCAAGCACTTGAAGAACAAAAGGCAGGACTGGGTATCCCTTACAGCGTCTACGACAAGCATACCGATGCTTTCGTAGGCAGCACACGTCTCTTCGATATCTCAGCCCAACATCGGAATCTAGAGATCGGTCATACCTGGTACAATTCCCAAGTATGGCGCACGCGCGTTAATACCGAATGTAAATATTTACTGCTGAACCACTGTTTCGAAACATTAAACCTTCTCCGTGTCCAACTAAAAACGGACCTACGGAACGAACGCTCTCAAACGGCTATTGCTCGATTAGGCGCCCAAAAAGAAGGTATTCTCCGTCAACATCGTATACTTCACGATGGTTATATACGTGACACGGTTATGTTTAGCATCCTCGATACCGAATGGCCCGAAGTTAAACAGCGATTAGAAGGTTTTTTAAATAAAGTTGGTGTGTAA
- a CDS encoding aminotransferase class I/II-fold pyridoxal phosphate-dependent enzyme, with the protein MNPLARQLNETLERENSHVHDMLSALGRSIYFPKEGILSQSAEAKAKAKKYNATIGIAIENGQPMHLKVIQDTLSTYAPKDIYEYAPPAGKPELRTAWRKKMLEENPEIGNKLIGNPIVTNALTHGLSIAADLFADVGDAVIIPDKNWENYELTFEIRRGAQIVNYPLYNEQQKFNAAGLREALFAQKSKGKAIVVLNFPNNPTGYTPGAEEGKEITAAIKDAAEAGINVIVLTDDAYFGLFFEGSLHESLFGQLADIHPRVLAVKIDGATKEEYVWGFRVGFITYAGQSEALLSALEQKTMGIIRATISSGPHPSQTFVLHALNSPEFAQQKQEKYEIMKGRANRTKSILDSGKFDDAWGYYPFNSGYFMCLKLKTVDAEALRVHLLNQHGVGTIALGSTDLRVAFSCIEEGSLEELFNLIYQSVKEIETVSASK; encoded by the coding sequence ATGAATCCTCTGGCACGACAGTTAAACGAGACCCTGGAACGTGAAAATTCTCACGTGCATGACATGCTTTCTGCATTAGGTAGATCGATTTACTTCCCGAAAGAAGGCATTCTCAGCCAATCTGCTGAAGCAAAGGCCAAAGCCAAGAAATACAATGCTACTATCGGTATTGCTATCGAAAATGGTCAACCTATGCATCTGAAGGTCATTCAAGACACACTCTCCACCTACGCACCAAAAGATATATATGAATACGCACCACCTGCAGGTAAACCTGAACTTCGTACAGCGTGGCGCAAAAAAATGCTCGAGGAAAATCCCGAGATTGGCAATAAACTGATCGGTAATCCGATTGTTACAAATGCCTTAACCCACGGTCTTAGCATTGCCGCTGACCTTTTCGCAGATGTAGGCGACGCAGTAATTATACCGGATAAAAACTGGGAAAATTACGAGCTCACTTTCGAAATCCGCCGCGGCGCCCAAATCGTGAATTACCCGTTATATAACGAGCAGCAGAAATTTAATGCAGCTGGACTTCGTGAAGCTCTTTTTGCTCAAAAGTCCAAAGGCAAAGCGATCGTTGTCTTGAATTTCCCGAACAACCCGACAGGCTATACACCTGGGGCTGAAGAGGGGAAAGAAATTACTGCTGCCATCAAAGATGCTGCTGAAGCAGGCATCAACGTCATCGTACTTACGGACGACGCATACTTCGGTCTTTTCTTCGAGGGTTCTCTGCACGAGTCCTTATTCGGTCAATTGGCTGACATCCACCCGCGTGTGCTCGCTGTCAAAATCGACGGAGCCACCAAAGAAGAATACGTCTGGGGCTTCCGTGTAGGCTTCATTACGTATGCAGGCCAAAGCGAAGCACTTCTCAGCGCCTTGGAGCAGAAAACAATGGGGATCATCCGTGCGACCATTTCCAGCGGTCCTCATCCGTCTCAAACATTCGTGCTTCATGCGCTTAACTCTCCAGAGTTTGCACAACAGAAACAAGAGAAATACGAGATCATGAAAGGCCGCGCTAACCGCACCAAGTCCATACTGGACAGTGGAAAGTTCGATGATGCATGGGGCTACTACCCCTTCAATTCCGGTTACTTCATGTGCTTGAAGCTCAAAACTGTTGATGCCGAAGCCTTACGTGTACACTTGCTGAATCAGCATGGTGTAGGGACGATCGCCCTCGGATCTACTGACCTCCGCGTTGCTTTCTCCTGTATTGAAGAAGGCAGCCTCGAGGAACTATTCAACCTTATATATCAAAGCGTTAAAGAAATAGAAACCGTCTCTGCAAGCAAATAA
- the speD gene encoding adenosylmethionine decarboxylase: MQYSTYGRHTVVDVWGVDSSFLDNVDFLRLIMVNAAEKSGATVLSVIHKKFDPSGCSILVLLSESHLSIHTYPEEGFAAIDGYTCGTRVDPKIAVDYLVDIIKPKKMYTKTLIRGSNEIDVLD, from the coding sequence TTGCAATACTCAACATATGGCAGGCATACGGTTGTTGACGTTTGGGGGGTAGATTCCAGTTTTCTAGATAATGTTGATTTTTTACGGCTAATTATGGTGAATGCAGCTGAGAAGAGTGGTGCTACCGTGTTGTCAGTAATCCATAAAAAATTCGATCCAAGTGGCTGTTCAATCCTTGTTCTTCTATCTGAAAGTCATCTTTCCATTCACACATATCCGGAGGAAGGTTTTGCGGCAATAGATGGTTACACCTGCGGAACGAGAGTAGACCCTAAAATAGCAGTCGATTATTTAGTGGATATAATAAAACCCAAGAAAATGTATACAAAAACATTGATTCGAGGTTCTAATGAAATAGATGTCCTAGATTAA
- the metK gene encoding methionine adenosyltransferase produces the protein MTIKKRNHLFTSESVTEGHPDKLCDQISDGILDAIYEIDPYARVGCECCVGRGFVLVTGEITANAVIDYQKVVRKTLSNIGYTRAEFGFDANSCAVLIAINEQSPDIAMGVNQALEIRDGILNEGDMEETGAGDQGLIFGYACSETKELMPMPIALSHKLAYQLAQVRKNGTVPYLRPDGKVQVSVEYEGDRPIRIDTIVISAQHDPEVSLEQIKKDMYEFVILPVIPTDLIDEKTKYFINPTGRFVIGGPEGDAGLTGRKIIADTYGGYARHGGGAFSGKDPTKVDRSAAYAARYVAKNIVAAGLAQKCEIQIAYAIGVAHPVSIAIETFGTGIIEDDKLIQLVRNHFDLRPAGIIKMLNLRRPIYQSTAAYGHFGRTDVEFPWEQTDKAELLQKDAQKGQ, from the coding sequence ATGACGATTAAAAAAAGAAACCATCTCTTTACTTCTGAATCGGTGACTGAAGGCCATCCTGATAAACTTTGTGACCAAATTTCTGATGGTATACTAGATGCAATATACGAGATAGACCCGTATGCACGCGTTGGTTGTGAATGTTGTGTGGGTCGGGGGTTTGTTCTTGTAACCGGCGAGATTACAGCGAATGCGGTTATTGATTATCAAAAAGTTGTTCGAAAAACACTTAGTAACATTGGATATACACGAGCTGAATTCGGTTTCGATGCCAATTCATGTGCAGTCTTAATCGCCATCAATGAACAATCTCCTGATATTGCAATGGGGGTCAACCAAGCCTTAGAAATCCGCGATGGCATATTGAATGAAGGAGATATGGAAGAAACGGGTGCCGGTGATCAAGGGTTGATTTTCGGATATGCTTGTAGTGAAACCAAGGAATTGATGCCAATGCCAATAGCTCTATCCCATAAACTGGCGTATCAATTGGCTCAAGTACGCAAGAATGGTACAGTACCTTATCTACGTCCTGACGGGAAGGTACAGGTCAGCGTAGAATATGAAGGCGATCGCCCCATCCGTATCGATACGATCGTAATCTCAGCTCAACATGATCCTGAAGTGTCCCTAGAGCAAATTAAAAAAGATATGTATGAATTTGTGATTTTGCCTGTCATTCCAACTGATTTGATAGATGAGAAAACAAAATATTTTATTAATCCAACGGGTCGATTTGTGATCGGTGGTCCAGAGGGAGATGCAGGATTAACGGGTCGTAAAATTATTGCCGATACTTATGGCGGCTATGCTCGTCATGGCGGAGGTGCATTTTCGGGTAAAGATCCCACCAAGGTTGACCGTTCAGCTGCTTATGCCGCGCGTTATGTAGCAAAAAACATTGTTGCGGCAGGTTTAGCTCAAAAGTGTGAAATTCAGATTGCTTATGCTATTGGAGTAGCACATCCTGTTAGTATAGCTATCGAAACATTTGGTACGGGAATCATTGAAGATGACAAGCTTATTCAGTTAGTTCGCAATCACTTTGATCTTCGTCCGGCAGGTATTATTAAGATGTTAAATCTACGTCGACCAATCTATCAGAGCACGGCAGCGTATGGACATTTTGGACGCACGGATGTTGAGTTTCCTTGGGAACAGACAGATAAAGCGGAATTGTTGCAAAAAGACGCGCAAAAGGGGCAATAG
- the mtnK gene encoding S-methyl-5-thioribose kinase, with protein sequence MLQYQALNEYRALNYARKLRNMFMTNAQLVCQEIGDGNLNLVFRITDKSSGKSIIMKQALPYARVVGESWPLTLDRARLESQALIVQHSICPGSVPNVYHYDSTMALTVMEDLSNYLNMRKGLVTRERYPHFACHMGTFLGRTLYLTSDFALPSQVKKEKVVQFSNPEMCKISENLIFTDPYYASETNQFNPLIADKVVEIWENNQLKLEVAKLKEGFLTHAQALIHGDLHTGSIMVTKEDTKVIDPEFAFYGPIGFDIGAVIGNLLLSFASHEGHTPDSQERMDYQAYLLTMIEQIWSYFEKEFRDLWEKESKERMAVIPGYVDHYLLQILEDAAGYAGCKMIRRIIGLSHVWDMESINDPSLRAKAEKLALSIGQELVLERRQVQRISDITSRVRQIAGWGEL encoded by the coding sequence ATGCTTCAGTACCAAGCCCTTAATGAATACAGAGCATTGAATTACGCCCGAAAGTTAAGAAACATGTTTATGACAAATGCACAGCTGGTTTGCCAAGAGATTGGCGATGGAAATTTAAATCTCGTCTTTCGTATTACAGACAAAAGTTCAGGAAAAAGCATCATAATGAAGCAGGCGCTTCCGTATGCGCGGGTGGTTGGGGAATCTTGGCCATTGACCCTCGACCGGGCACGACTTGAAAGTCAGGCATTGATTGTTCAACATTCTATTTGCCCAGGTAGTGTGCCTAATGTCTATCATTATGATAGTACGATGGCATTAACTGTGATGGAAGATTTGTCGAACTATCTGAATATGCGTAAAGGATTGGTTACCCGTGAACGCTATCCTCATTTTGCATGTCATATGGGCACTTTTCTAGGACGGACTTTGTATTTGACGTCCGATTTTGCATTACCATCTCAAGTGAAAAAAGAAAAAGTGGTTCAGTTCTCAAATCCGGAAATGTGTAAGATATCCGAAAATCTCATTTTTACAGATCCTTATTACGCTTCAGAAACTAATCAATTTAATCCATTGATAGCAGATAAGGTGGTTGAAATATGGGAGAATAACCAACTGAAACTTGAGGTCGCAAAATTAAAGGAAGGTTTCCTTACTCATGCCCAGGCACTCATCCATGGGGACCTTCATACCGGCAGCATCATGGTAACGAAAGAGGATACTAAGGTGATTGATCCGGAATTTGCTTTTTATGGACCTATTGGATTTGATATCGGCGCTGTGATAGGAAATCTATTACTTAGCTTTGCCTCCCACGAAGGACACACTCCGGACTCGCAGGAACGAATGGATTATCAAGCGTATCTTCTTACGATGATTGAACAAATATGGTCATATTTTGAAAAAGAATTTAGGGATTTATGGGAAAAGGAATCTAAAGAAAGAATGGCGGTAATTCCGGGATACGTAGATCATTACTTACTCCAAATACTTGAGGATGCTGCGGGCTATGCGGGTTGTAAAATGATTCGTAGAATCATAGGTCTATCACATGTATGGGACATGGAAAGTATAAATGATCCTAGTTTGCGGGCAAAAGCTGAAAAGTTAGCGCTCTCAATCGGACAAGAATTGGTACTAGAAAGACGGCAAGTGCAAAGAATCAGCGACATTACATCCCGCGTTAGACAGATAGCAGGGTGGGGGGAGTTATAA
- a CDS encoding S-layer homology domain-containing protein: MKKNLMKKAVATGLVLTMVMGGGAAAFAKGNDHDRDDKKDFKYENKSNNHNKVNTNININLNFNDMEGAKWALRYIASLSSKRVFEGFEDGSFKPDIAVPRIQAIVAAVRNMGLREQAESAAEMQTKLNFKDANQIPAWAVGYVAVALENDLFSESEDSVKPNQPADRLWATTLLVKSLKLEAEAKAKMNTTLQFKDANKIPAGSVGYVAVAIEKGLIDGFEDNTFKPTQNVTRAQLAALLDRAGNQLPDEDQSISTGTVNAVVANNVLTLTKNGVSTPYTLHPNVFILRGGVQVSPAQLQVGDEIKVDGFNNIVNYIEVTKMAQQNNVTSGTISAAVYNNNNVLTLTNSAGTTTPYTISSNVVIYRGGVQVPAALLQVGDVVNITTSGNQVTIQVTKLAQDNQAIDVIGLFNYSTPDAQGKIATVSLTQNNTATIYNVSPNVVITGDRTQLVQNHPVQLKGYNQVITSIEVK, from the coding sequence ATGAAGAAGAACTTAATGAAAAAAGCAGTAGCAACAGGTCTTGTACTTACAATGGTAATGGGGGGCGGAGCTGCAGCGTTCGCTAAAGGCAATGATCATGACCGTGATGATAAGAAAGATTTTAAATATGAAAACAAAAGCAACAACCATAATAAAGTTAATACGAACATCAACATTAATCTGAACTTCAACGATATGGAAGGCGCGAAATGGGCATTGCGTTACATAGCAAGTTTATCTTCCAAACGCGTATTTGAAGGATTTGAAGATGGATCATTTAAGCCTGACATTGCGGTTCCGCGCATTCAAGCAATTGTAGCAGCCGTTCGTAATATGGGATTACGTGAACAAGCAGAATCTGCTGCTGAAATGCAAACGAAGCTGAACTTTAAAGATGCGAATCAAATTCCTGCATGGGCTGTAGGTTATGTAGCTGTAGCTCTTGAAAATGATTTGTTCTCTGAAAGTGAAGATTCCGTTAAACCGAATCAACCTGCAGATCGTCTGTGGGCGACTACACTCTTGGTCAAATCTTTGAAATTGGAAGCTGAAGCAAAAGCGAAAATGAATACAACACTTCAATTTAAAGATGCAAACAAAATCCCGGCCGGTTCTGTAGGTTATGTAGCTGTAGCGATCGAAAAAGGTCTGATTGACGGGTTTGAGGATAACACATTTAAACCAACTCAAAACGTAACACGCGCTCAATTGGCTGCTTTATTGGATCGTGCAGGCAACCAACTGCCTGACGAAGATCAAAGCATCAGCACTGGAACTGTGAACGCCGTAGTTGCTAATAACGTTCTTACGCTTACTAAAAATGGCGTATCAACTCCGTACACCCTTCACCCAAATGTATTCATACTACGTGGTGGTGTACAAGTAAGCCCTGCTCAACTGCAAGTAGGCGATGAAATTAAAGTTGATGGTTTTAATAATATTGTTAATTATATTGAAGTAACGAAAATGGCTCAACAAAATAACGTCACAAGCGGGACGATTAGTGCTGCAGTTTACAACAACAATAATGTGTTGACTTTGACGAATTCAGCAGGAACAACAACTCCATACACAATTAGCTCTAATGTAGTTATTTATCGTGGTGGTGTACAGGTACCTGCTGCCTTGCTTCAAGTTGGCGATGTAGTCAATATCACAACTTCCGGTAACCAAGTTACTATACAAGTGACGAAGTTGGCTCAAGATAATCAAGCAATTGATGTAATTGGCCTATTTAACTATTCGACACCAGACGCACAAGGTAAGATCGCAACAGTTTCATTAACGCAAAATAACACAGCAACAATCTACAACGTATCTCCGAATGTAGTAATAACTGGCGACCGTACTCAACTAGTGCAAAATCATCCGGTTCAGTTAAAAGGATATAATCAAGTTATTACTTCAATTGAAGTCAAATAA